AATCAGAGATGGATTTGTATGATTCAAAAAGAGATTAGAAGAACCTGATTCCAGCACGGAAGCCCCACCAGAATTGGCTCGCTAGATCATCAAACCGATAGTTTCTTTCGGAGAACACCTTTGGACCGCTATAGGTAAAGAGGTCTGGGTGTTGATTATAAGAGGTGTCGTACACTCTAAAATTGATAGAAGGACCTGCAAAGAGAGCGACTTTACGAGCCACTTGAAAATCAGCTCCTACATAAAAACGATTGATCAAATTCAATGCTTCAACATTTCCTCTATTGAGTTGCTGGGAGCTGGCTTCAATATTCAAGAACGTTTTTCTCCCAAGCCTTGGAGAAGTACCAATTCCATATCCAAATGCCCAAACAGTATAATCTGTTATTTCTGGTCGAATCCCTACGAAAAGCATATTGTAAAAGCTTCGCGTACCTGTTCGAAAAGAAAGGTTGATTGGAAGGATTTCATCGGTTCCAATTTCTAGGGTATGATACCCGCTTTTGACGATACTGAGTAGTCCAATAGGAGCTCCTGAAATACTATCTGCATAATTAAAAAGACCGATTTGGCTACCATTTACTTTTCTTGCAAAATTTAGAATTCCAGCAACCTGCACTCCCTGGACATCTTTTGGGGTGAAGTTGACAATACCTGCAGCTTGAGTTCCTTTTACATTTCCGCCTGCAAAATTGGCAATGCCAGCACCTTGAAAGCCCGTTAATTCCTGACCTGCAAAGTTGACTATTCCAGCACCCTGGAATCCACGCACTGATTTGCTCGTAAAGTTGGTGATGCCAGCGAGCTGGGTACCTTCCACAGCCCCTGTGGTGAAGTTGACAATGCCGGCTCCTTGAACACCTCTGATGGAGTCCAGGTTTGCGTTGGCAATGCCTGCAAATTGAGCGCCCTCTACTTTACCACCTACTTGATTGAAAATTCCAGCAAGCTGTACATATTTTGCATCCAACCTGTTGATGTTAAACAAACTTGCCATTTCTAATTTGTTGGTTCCAGCAGAGTATCCTCCAAATAAATTGAATGAGAAATCATTCGTGGTAATTCCAGAATTTTTTCCATTGGTCCCTAGGTAAGGGACTATAGAAATCTGTAGTTCTGTATTTCGGGTTTCTTGGTTTTCAAAATCTGTAGAAACAGTTTGAGAAAATGCTGAAAGAGGATTGAGAGCAACGAATAAAATAGCTCCAATAATTTTATTTACCGTTTTCATAGCGTTGGTTTAGTTTTCGTATCTATGACAATCGAAAACTTTTCTCCCCCTATGGACGGGTAGAAAAAAATTAAAAATTTTTAAAAAAAGCGGATTCCAGCCCGGAAACCCCACCAAAGCTGTGATTTAATATCATCTCGGTAGTCTTGTTCAGAGATGATTTTTGGAGAAGTATAAGAAAATAATTCTGGATGATCTGAATACGAACTATCGAAAACTCTCCAATTGATGCTAGGGCCTGCGAAGATTCCAACTTTATTGGCGAACTGATAATCCAATCCCAAATAGCCTCGGTTGATCAAGTTTAAGGCTTCCAAATTTCCTTTCAAAAGCTGCTGTGAACTCAATTCGATATTGAGAAATAACTTATTTACCAATTTGGGAGAGCTTCCTACTCCGTATCCGAATGCCCAAGTGACTGAATCTGCTCTTTCAGGTCTTACTCCAGCAAAAATCATATTATAAAACCCTCTCGTGCCTGTTCTCAATGAGATGTTTAAAGGCAACATTTCATCTGCTCCAATTTCCACTTTGTGGTATCCTTTTCTGACAAAACTGATCAGGCCAATGGGGATTCCGGAAGTGCTGTCTGAATAGTTGAATAAGCCCAATTGAAAGCCCTGGACATTTTTGGCAATATTGAGGACAGCAGAGATTTGTCCGCCTTTTACATCATGATGCGTGTAATTGGTAACTCCTGCCAATTGTACTCCTTTTAGATCTGAGGTGATGATATTCAATACGCTTGCCGCTTGAACTCCAGAAACTGGACCCGAGGAAAAATTACCTATTCCTGCTGCTTGAAACCCTGTCACCGCATCTAGGTTGATATTGGTTAATCCAGCTACTTGGAATCCTTTTACCGTTCCGCCTACTTGGTTGAAAAGACCAGCAGCTTGAAAATATTGTACATTTCTGCGGTTGATGTTAAAAAGTCCGCCCATTTCAGCTTTGTTGGTTCCACCTGAGAAACCTCCCAAAATATTGAGTGAAAAGTTATTGACTACAGATCCGCTTATTTTCCGGTTGGTTCCAATAAAAGGGACAAAAGATACCTGAAATCCACGGGATAAGGTGTCCTGAACATTTTCAAGGTTGGTAAAACCCACAGAATTGGAAGTCCAAGCCCAGAAATTTTTCATGGGTTCCGTGAGACTTCGGACAATCGGAGAGGCATTTTCACCTTCTGCCTTCAAAAAGATTTTTTGAAATCTGGAGTTTCTACTTTCTACCAATAGCGTGTCAGCATAATCTTTTTTGTTGACGATCAACTGGAAATTTTCCTCCGCAGGATTTTTTACCTGAAATTGGAAAAAACCAAATTCATCAGTAGTAGAAGATTGTAGGGTGATGGGGTTATACACCGTGGCATTTTTTATACGCTCTCCGGATTGTTCGTCCACCACATAACCACTGATGGTTATTTCTTTTTCAGCGGGAGGAGCTGGGGTCAATATTAGATAAACCCCTTTTTGTTTATAGTTGACTGCTCCATCAAAAACTTCTTCCAATACTTCCCTACAGGATTGATCTGAAAAATTACCTGTAATATTTCTGTTGACATCCAGGGTAGAAGGACTGTAAGAAAATACCCCTCCCACCTCTTTAGAAAGCCTGTTTAGAAACCCGTCCAATGGCTCCTCCTGTGCCTCAATGGTAACCCTTTTTTCCAGTAAAGATGTTTGCTGACCAACAATGGTATGGTAGCTGCCTAGCAACATTATGATGGCTATAATAGGCCGGTAAAAGGTATGTCTCATTTGAAAAAATTAATTGCAGGCTGCTCCTGAAAGTACGATATCACTCCCGTTTCTTGTGATATCTAAATTAAGCGTTTCAGAAATAATAGACAAAATGGTGTCCAGGTCTTCATTTTCAAAATCGACAGTCAAGCGGCAGTTTCCAATGTTCCCTTCCAAAATAATCTCAGTTTGATAAACTTCACTCAACTGGGCTACTACTGAAGCCAAATCCTGGTTGAAATAGGAAAAGGATTTTGTACTATATGAATCCACATTGGCATCTGCTTCTTCTTTCGAGAAATTGCCTGAGTTTTTGTTAAATGTCCCCTTTTCTCCTGCTAGAAGTTGAATTCCCTCGTTTGATTGTAAATACATCCTTACTTCCCCTTCCAAAACAGATACTTCTACCAAAGGACTAGTTGGGTAAGCCTTCACATTAAAGACTGTACCTATATCCTCAATAAATAATTCATTGACTTGAACCTGCCATTTTACTTTTTTGTCCTCAGGAATGGAAATCAAGGATTCTCCGCTTAGTTTAATCAGCCCAGTTTTTTTACGCTCATTGTATTCTACACTTACCTCTGAATCCCGATTTAAAGAGAGTTGGGTTTGATCTGGAAGAATTTGCGTCTCCACTTGATTCTCGCTCAAATAAGTAAATTCTTCAGGAGCGGAAAGCTGTTGATATATCAAGAAAGATACTGCGCATATGAGGATCAAACTGGCAGCAATCCTCCATGGAGTAAAGAAAATTTGCTTTCCTTTTTTAGGCGGGTGGATTTTTGGCTGAATTTTACTCCAGGCAAGGTCTGCGTCAAACTGCTGGTCGGAACCTAGATTTGCTTTTTGAAAAATCAATAATTCATCATCCAGCACTTTTTGATTCTCCTCCGATAGGGCGCACCATTCCTTCAGTTCTTTTTCTTCTGAAAGACTGATTTCACCAACTATGTATTTGGCGATAAGGCTGTCAATATAGAATTCTTCCTGCTCGCTCATCATTCTAATATGATATGAAGTAGTAGGGCAATCAAAGGAAGGTATTCCTGCAACTGGGCCCGCATGAGTTTCAGTGCTTTTCCCATTTGATTTTCTACTGTTTTAATCGATAAATTTAATTGATCAGCAATCTCTTGGTATTTCAACTCCTCAAATCTACTCATGGTGAATATTAACCGACATTGTTGGGGTAAGGATTGAAGTGCAAGGGCAATTTTTTCCTCCAATTCTCCTTTCAAGGTGCTTTGATCAGAAGCTTCACTATGCTGTTCTCCCTGTTGGATTATCATATCTCCATAATTCTTCTTGACCTTCTGATGCTTGATCTCATTGAGACAGGCATTTCGGATAATCTGATAGAGATAGGATTTGACCGAACTTTGGATGGAAATGTTTTCTCTTTTTTCCCAAAGCTTGATAAAGCAGGATTGTACTACTTCTTCGGCATCAGCAGGATCTTCCAGATAGGAATTCGCATAGCGACATAAGGGCTGATAATATTCTTTAAATAACATCTCCAGTGCTTTTTCATCACCTGACTTGATCGACTGAAAAATCATTTGATCGCTTGTTTGCATGGAGGCATTTTGCTGTTCATGCAAGATAAGGTTTTGAATGGTTTTTATAAATAGGACAACTCAGAAGAAGCTTACCCCTATGTAGATTTCAAAAAAAAGTAAAAAAACTGTGAGCTTACTCAAATACTGCCACTGCCCTTACAGGAGACCCTGTACCACCTTTGATTTTTAAAGGCAAAGCTATAAAACGAAACCTCCCTCTACCTACGAGTTGATCTAAATTGATCATATTCTCATAATGTGTAAAGCCCAATTCTCCACAGATATGATGCACCTCTTTATTGGTGATTTTAGGAATACCAGGAGACATGGTCTCCACTCCAAATGCAGCAATTTTTTGATCGCCTAACCATCGAGTAGCTTCCTCTGTTAATCCTGGCCCTTTCCCCCAATTCTCTGTTTGGTAGTATTTCCGGTAATGATCTGTATAAAGTAAAACTGTATCCCCTTTCTTGATCTGAAGATCGCTTTTTTCTAAAGCAGCTATTAAATCTTGGGTACTGATTAATTCTTGAAGGCCTTTGTGGGAAAGGTCCAAGCAGACCCCCTCCGTGTAAAACATGGATAAGGGCATCCTGTCAATGGAACCACTCGAAAATTCTCTACCCATATGGTTGAGCGCATCTACATGCGTTCCGGTATGTTCACTCATTTCCAGATTTAATACACTGGGTGTTTGGGTGCTAGGATTCTCAATTTTATCCCATTGCTCATGAGTGGAATAGGTAGATATAGTTACAGGGGGTAGGGAATGGTAGGTTGGCATTCCCGAATAGATTTCCTGCGATAAGTCAATAATTTCAGCCATAAAAATAGTTTTCAATAAAAAAGATTTACCACAGTAAAGGTTCCCGGAATTCTATATTAATTAGCATTAGTTCATAGGGATTAACCGCACTTCTAGCTTTTGCTTTTGATCAGGGGAAAGTGTGGTTTCAAATCCTATTAAAATCATTCCCTCATTCGTTTCTTCTCCTTTTGCAGTGGGATTGACAGGGTACAATTGAAGTTGGGCGTTTTTGGGATAAATCACTTCCAATTTTAATTTTTCTTCTCCTTTAGATATGATTGCTTGGTTCTTCCCATTGAATCTTATTGCATCATATGTCATCATTCCCCATCGAACTTTGGAGATATCGCTATTATTTTGAATTTCATCTACAATTCTTACTTCTCTTCCTTTTTTGATCAGGGTGGTTCTTTCGGCGCTTTTTAGGTGGTTTTCATACACTTCGGAAAGATCCAAAGAAGTGGATTTCAGGCTCTTTTTATCTTTTACTTTGAGTATTTCAGCCTTTCCATGAATGTTTTGAAGGGCGCTGTCCACTACCAAGGTATTGTGGGAATAATTAGTATACCGGAATACAGACCAGCGCTCACCATCCTGCTCACCATCCCAAATATTGACTCCCTGAGATTCCAATGCGTTGTAATCATTCATGCCTAGGTCTATTGCCCATCTTACTCCCTTGGCATCCATGACAAAACTCCCGATATCCATATGACCGTGACTTACTTCGGGTGAACCGGCTTTGGTACCTACATAAATAGCATCTTTGGTCCAGCCACTTCTTTGGAAACTGACGGGGTTTTCACCATTCCCAGTCCAGGTCAATTGGTCCGGAGTAGGGATAACTGTGGTATCCAATTCTGAAAGCCAGATCATTAAGAATATGAAAAAACGATTCGAAGTATTCGCCGGATCCAAGGTTCTCTTTTGATCCAAAAATTCCTGAAGCAAGGGAATCTGTTTAAATAGCAAACTAGGTTGCTGGGTCTTGGAAGCAAACCAATACATCCCTGCTGACATCACCTCACTTTGTCTGGAATCAGAATAGTTGAAGCTACCCGTAGGTCCATGAGCATGTAGAAAATAATTCCCGGTTTTCAAAAAACCTTCAGAAACAGGCAACCCCAATTCTGGATGCTTTTTCCGAAATGCATCAAGGTAAAGCACATGAAAGGTGGTGCCATATTCCCAATAGGAAGTGCCTTCAGGATAAGCTCCATCCGGATTGTATTGGGCTTCTGGAATATGGATTTTTTCTTCCGATCTAGCTAGAATCTCTTTGGCCAATTCAGGATAATAATCTGACACAGCCCAGGCTCCTACAGCGAGGGAAGCATGGCAGACCTGATTCCAATTATTCGTAGTGTTGATCCACCAATAATCTTCAGCCAAGGATGGTTTTAGTCCTTTCTCCACAATGGCTTCTCTTATTTTTTGTGCTGATTCCTCGGATAAGTCTACATGTACCCAGTCATAACCAATCCCCATGGCCATGGTCATTTCTGCTACATCCAAAAAATGTGAAGGATTCCAATCCTGAAAATCAGCCGCTGCCAATAGATTTTTTTCTACTGCCTTTAAGTATTTTTCATCACCAGTAAGCTGAAAGGCATAGCCAAGATAAGTGATCCGCTTCAAATATGCCCGACTTACACTTAATAACCTCCTTCCGGTCAATTCACGGGGTAAAGTAGGTAAAGCCGCAACTCCATCTGCCACTTTCAAAAATTCAATCTGAACCGCTTGAAGAAACGGGGTGTTGGTTTTAGGATTTTTTGAAATGAACAGAGAAGGACTTGTCTTTTGAGCTATTGAGGGAGTAGTAGAAATCAAAAAAAGAAAGAGTAAAAGAAATCTACTAAAATAGGATAGAGACATGGCGATCTAAGTTAGAGGAGTACCCAAATTATCTTATGTTTTACATCTCTACAAACAAAGGATGCAAGATTTTGAGGAGATTTACGAAATGGATTTCTTTGGATGGTAAGAGGATGGTCTCTGAGAAATGTATATTTATATTAGAATGAAACCAACCTTTCAAAGATCAATGCGAAAAGACTTTTACTTCAGATGGTCAATTTTTCTTTTAATCAGCCTAGGGTTACTCTCTTGTAGCTCTGAAAATCCCCAGGAGTCGACCACCTTACAGGCCCATTATTTAAGCAATCGCGCTCCTTTGAAACCAAATCCCTATCTGGAACTTCCTCTGGGAAGTATTAAACCCAATGGTTGGCTAAAGGAGCAATTGGAAAGAATGGCGAGTGGGATGACTGGAAATCTGGATACCGTGTATCCCGAAGTAGTAGGAGAGCGAAATGGCTGGTTAGGAGGTGATGGTGACGGTTGGGAGCGAGGACCTTATTGGATTGATGGCTTGCTACCTTTGGCATTTATTTTAGACGATGATGAATTGAGGGAAAAAGCTATGAAGTGGGTGAATTGGACATTGACCCATCAAGCGGAAAGTGGGTATATTGGACCTGTTCCATTTGAGGAAGACCCTACTCCGGAAGCAGGTATCCAAAAAGGGCCAAGGAAAGATTGGTGGCCAAAGATGGTGATGCTTAAGATTTTAAAACAATATTATCAAGCAACCCATGATGCCCGCGTGATCGAGGTGCTTACCAAGTATTTTCATTATCAGTTAAACGAATTGCCTTCTCATCCTCTGGATGAACTTTCGTTTTGGGCCAATCGAAGGGCTGGGGACAACTTGGAAGTGATCTATTGGTTGTACAATATCACTGGTGATCAAAAGTTACTGGATCTTGGAGAGTTGGTTCAGGAGCAAACATTTCCTTGGCAGCAGGTATTCGAAAGTGAGCCCAATGACTATGTTTTTGCGGATATATGGGAATATAATCAAGGCAAAAGATACCCTTATGACGCTACTGAAATCTCTCGATTGAATTTAGCTCAAGTTCCAGGCTTACATACAGTCAATGTGGCGCAAGGTCTAAAACAGCCTGTGGTTTATTATCAGAAATCAGGCGATCCCAGTGCAGTGAACTCGGTTAAGAATGCGTTGGCAATGCTCAAAAAATATCACGGGCAGCCTCAAGGAATGTATGGAGGGGATGAACCCCTTCATGGGAATAGCCCGGTTCAAGGAATTGAATTTTGCTCGATTTCTGAGGAAATGTTTTCGTTGGAGACTATCCTGAAAATTACGGGAGATGCCAGTTTTGCAGATCTATTAGAAAAAATTACTTACAATGCCTTACCGACCCAAGCCTCTGATGATTTTACTAGCCGTCAATATTTTCAGGCTGCAAACCAAGTAGTTCTTTCAGACGAGATGGATTACTCTTATGAGACGGAGCATCACGGGGGGACTGATTTTGTATTTGGGGAGCTGACTGGTTATCCTTGCTGCACGACGAATATGCATCAATCTTGGCCTAAGTTTGTCCAGAATCTATTTTATGCTACTCCTGATGCGGGGGTTGCCGCTTTGTTGTACGCACCAAGTTCTGTAGAACTATTGGTAGGAAACGGAGAGAGATTACAAATAAAAGAAACAACCGGTTTTCCTTTTCGAGAATCTATTCAATTTGAGTTGAACCTTTCTGCTACCTCCGATTTTCCATTTCATTTAAGAATTCCAAGCTGGGCGGTAAATCCGACAATACTTATTAATGGGGAGTCGGTCGCGTTTGAAAATAAAAATGGAATCGCAATCATTCAGAGAACATGGCAGGATGGAGACCAAGTGGAGCTCAATTTACCCATGCAATTAAAATCTTCGACTTGGTATGAAGGAATGGTGGCAATAGAACGTGGTCCACTGGTCTACAGTTTGAAAATAGAGGGAGAAACGAAAACAAAAGATAGAAATGATAGATTCCGGGCCTTTCAGGAGGTCTATCCTCTAGATCCCTGGAATTATGGATTAAAAGAGTCCACTTTGAATGATTTGGAAAGTTCTGTGAAAGTGCAAGAAAACCCCTGGGATGGCAGTTATCCTTGGAACCTTGAAAACGCCCCAATTCAATTGACTTTACCAGCATATCAGATTCCTTCTTGGAAATTGATCAATCAAGCATCCACTGACTTAAACCTTGAAAATCTGGGCGAGGGTCGAGAGGTAGTTTTAGTACCCTACGGGACCACGACACTTCGAATTACGGAGTTCCCTTTGATAAAATCAGAATGAATTGGGAAAGAGTAATCTGGAATCATGGCCATTCCTATAATTGCCTTGTTTTTTAAACCGAATTCCCAGTATATTTTATCTTTAACTGAAATTGCAATGCTAAAAAAGCTACTTATCACCGCCTTTTTGTTACCGATGAGTATTTGGGCCTTTTCCCAAGATCTCACTCCTTTATTGAATTCATATAAATTTCGAAATGTGGGGCCTTTACGTGGAGGTAGAGTGACTGCCGTAGCCGGGGTTGCTTCAAAACCTTCTTTGTTTTATATGGGAGCAACTGGAGGTGGTGTATGGAAAACAGAAGATTATGGGATCACTTGGGAGAATATCTCGGATGGATATTTCCCAACTCCTTCCATCGGGGCCATTTCCGTTTATCAAAAACAGCCTGAAATTATTTATGTGGGCACGGGTTCAGATGGACTTCGCTCCAATGTCATTACCGGTAAAGGGGTATATAAATCCACGGATGAAGGTAAAACCTGGGATTTCATTGGTTTAAAAGATGCAGGTCAGATCGGATCGGTAGAAATACATCCTGATAATCCAGATATTGTGTATGTAGCTGCAATTGGTCAGGCATTTGAAAAAAATGAAGAAAGAGGGGTCTTTAAAACTATGGATGGAGGAAAAACCTGGGACAAGGTTTTCTATCATTCCGATAGTGTTGGTGTTTCCGATTTGGAATTGGCTCCTGATGATCCAAATACCATTTATGCAGGTGCTTGGAGAGGGGAGCGAAAGCCATGGACGATTACTTCAGGTTCCACTGAGGGCGGAGTTTACAAGTCCACTGATGGCGGTAATACATGGAGTAAGCTCAGCAATGGCCTTCCCACTGAATTAACAGGAAAAATCGATTTTGCAGTTTCACCGGCGGATCCGGATGTAGTATATGCAAATATTGAGGCTTCGGATAATCAAGGAGGTTTATATCGATCTGCAGATCGAGGTGCTAGCTGGGAGTTTGTATCCGATAATCCCAATTTGACCAACAGGCCTTTTTACTATACCAATATTTACGCGAATCCAAAAGATGCCAATACGGTTTATAATAATTCGCTGCGCTTTTTGAGATCCTTTGATGGTGGAAAGACCTGGAATTCCATTTCTACTCCACATGGAGATAATCATGACATTTGGATTAACCCAAATGATACTACCATTTGGATCCAATCAAATGATGGAGGAGCCAACATCACGTTAAACTCTGGTAAAAGTTGGTCTACCCAGTTCAACCAGCCTACTGCCGAATTGTACACTGTAGAGGTTGATGATCAATATCCTTATTGGTTATATGCTGGACAGCAAGATAATTACAGTGCGATTGCGGTGCCAAGCATGCCTCCTTCCAGCGTGCAGGCTGGGCCTAATTCTTTTATTATTAATGTGGGGGGATGTGAAACAGGACCTGCAGTTCCAAAGCCTGGAAACCCAAATATTGTTTATTCTAATTGTAAAGGCCGTTTTGGGGTATATGATAAAACCTCTGGACAAGAATTACAATATTATGTGGGGGCAACCAATATTTACGGGCATAACCCCAAAGACTTGAAGTTCAGATTTCAGAGAGTTGCTCCGATTCATGTGTCTCCTCATAATCCAGATGTGGTCTATCATACTTCTCAGTATGTTCATAAAACTACAGATGATGGGAAGACTTGGGAGATCATTTCTCCTGATCTTACGGCATTTGATCCGGATACTCAGGTGGTGCCAGGATCACCTATCACGCGAGATGTAACTGGCGAGGAGTATTACAGTACCATTTATGCAATTAGAGAATCTCCTATTCAGGAAGGGTTGATTTGGGTAGGTGCAAATGACGGCCCTGTACACGTGACCAAAGATGGAGGTAAGACTTGGGAAAATGTGACTCCAAATATGCCTAAAGGTGGAAGAGTAGATGCGGTGGAGCCATCACCTCATGACCCTGCAAAAGCCTATGTATCTGTTTTGCGTTATCTGTTAGGAGATGACAAGCCTTATATTTATAAGACCGAAGATTATGGCCAAACCTGGACCTTATTGACTACAGGTTCTAATGGAATTCCAGAGGATTATCCCACTTTGGTGATGAGAGAGGATCCAGTAAAAGAAGGCATTTTATATGCAGGAACTCAATTTGGTTTATTTATTTCTATGAATGATGGAGAGACTTGGACAGCTTTTGAAAGTAATCTTCCTGTAACTCCTATTACAGATATTAAGATTCATCAAGATGATTTGGTGATGTCCACCATGGGTAGGGGTTTCTGGATTTTGGATAATCTGGTCAGCTTGAGAGGGATTACTAGCATCGGTTCTCAAGGGGTAGTGTTTTTTCAGCCAAAAACTGCCATCAGAAATTACCTTTCTGCGAGAAGTGAAACAAATGGGCCTGAATATCCAAGAGCTGCTGCAAATCTGGATTACTACTTAGAAGATAAAGCAGAGAATCTCCGCTTGGAAATAATCAACGAAAATGGAGAAGTGGTACATGCCTATCAAGCAGATGGCCCTAAAGAACCGGAAGTTGATACCACCAGAAATATGTCAACGGAATTTACTGAAGCTCCTGCTTCAAAAGGTCTTCCCAATAAGGCCGGCATGAATCATTTCAACTGGAACATGAGACATCAAGGCGGGTGGGATAAAGATCCGAAAAAAGCGTACATAGGAAATGGACCTATGGTTTCTACAGGTACTTATACCGCAAGGTTGATCGCCGATGATCAGGTACTGGAAGAGAAATTTGATGTGGTGTTGGACCCAAGAGTGACGCTTGTTTCGGATGAAGATGTGGCGGAACAAGAGCGATTGTCTCTACAGATTCAATCATTCAGAGATGAGGTTGAACAATTGATCGTGGCTATCGAAGAAGAGCAAGAAGCCCTCAAATTGGTGCTGGAGAATGAAAACCCGGCTAAGAATGTAGAAAATAGGAAGAAGCAGCTGGATGAAATTTATTATGAATTGGTAACTCCTGAAGGGACTTACATGCAACCAATGCTTCAGGATCAAGCCAGGTACTTAGGTTCTATGCTTGGAAGAGCAGACCAAAAACCAGGAAAAGATGCGTATGAGAGATTAGTGGAATTGCAAGAGAAATTCAATGAGGTAAAATCAATTTATGAGAGGATGAAATAACATCCTCTCTATTTAATGTGCTCATTGATCCATTGAACAATTTCCTCCATGGCAATGGGTGAAAATGTTTGTTCAATAGACGCATATTCACTCGGCATTCCTGTCGTGCTTTCTTGGAATAAATGATTGAGTTCAGGGATTTCTACAGTGGTAACTTGATTATTACCACCTCGCTC
This genomic stretch from Algoriphagus halophilus harbors:
- a CDS encoding peptidase associated/transthyretin-like domain-containing protein, which codes for MRHTFYRPIIAIIMLLGSYHTIVGQQTSLLEKRVTIEAQEEPLDGFLNRLSKEVGGVFSYSPSTLDVNRNITGNFSDQSCREVLEEVFDGAVNYKQKGVYLILTPAPPAEKEITISGYVVDEQSGERIKNATVYNPITLQSSTTDEFGFFQFQVKNPAEENFQLIVNKKDYADTLLVESRNSRFQKIFLKAEGENASPIVRSLTEPMKNFWAWTSNSVGFTNLENVQDTLSRGFQVSFVPFIGTNRKISGSVVNNFSLNILGGFSGGTNKAEMGGLFNINRRNVQYFQAAGLFNQVGGTVKGFQVAGLTNINLDAVTGFQAAGIGNFSSGPVSGVQAASVLNIITSDLKGVQLAGVTNYTHHDVKGGQISAVLNIAKNVQGFQLGLFNYSDSTSGIPIGLISFVRKGYHKVEIGADEMLPLNISLRTGTRGFYNMIFAGVRPERADSVTWAFGYGVGSSPKLVNKLFLNIELSSQQLLKGNLEALNLINRGYLGLDYQFANKVGIFAGPSINWRVFDSSYSDHPELFSYTSPKIISEQDYRDDIKSQLWWGFRAGIRFF
- a CDS encoding FecR family protein codes for the protein MMSEQEEFYIDSLIAKYIVGEISLSEEKELKEWCALSEENQKVLDDELLIFQKANLGSDQQFDADLAWSKIQPKIHPPKKGKQIFFTPWRIAASLILICAVSFLIYQQLSAPEEFTYLSENQVETQILPDQTQLSLNRDSEVSVEYNERKKTGLIKLSGESLISIPEDKKVKWQVQVNELFIEDIGTVFNVKAYPTSPLVEVSVLEGEVRMYLQSNEGIQLLAGEKGTFNKNSGNFSKEEADANVDSYSTKSFSYFNQDLASVVAQLSEVYQTEIILEGNIGNCRLTVDFENEDLDTILSIISETLNLDITRNGSDIVLSGAACN
- a CDS encoding RNA polymerase sigma-70 factor; the protein is MQTSDQMIFQSIKSGDEKALEMLFKEYYQPLCRYANSYLEDPADAEEVVQSCFIKLWEKRENISIQSSVKSYLYQIIRNACLNEIKHQKVKKNYGDMIIQQGEQHSEASDQSTLKGELEEKIALALQSLPQQCRLIFTMSRFEELKYQEIADQLNLSIKTVENQMGKALKLMRAQLQEYLPLIALLLHIILE
- a CDS encoding beta-L-arabinofuranosidase domain-containing protein, whose amino-acid sequence is MRKDFYFRWSIFLLISLGLLSCSSENPQESTTLQAHYLSNRAPLKPNPYLELPLGSIKPNGWLKEQLERMASGMTGNLDTVYPEVVGERNGWLGGDGDGWERGPYWIDGLLPLAFILDDDELREKAMKWVNWTLTHQAESGYIGPVPFEEDPTPEAGIQKGPRKDWWPKMVMLKILKQYYQATHDARVIEVLTKYFHYQLNELPSHPLDELSFWANRRAGDNLEVIYWLYNITGDQKLLDLGELVQEQTFPWQQVFESEPNDYVFADIWEYNQGKRYPYDATEISRLNLAQVPGLHTVNVAQGLKQPVVYYQKSGDPSAVNSVKNALAMLKKYHGQPQGMYGGDEPLHGNSPVQGIEFCSISEEMFSLETILKITGDASFADLLEKITYNALPTQASDDFTSRQYFQAANQVVLSDEMDYSYETEHHGGTDFVFGELTGYPCCTTNMHQSWPKFVQNLFYATPDAGVAALLYAPSSVELLVGNGERLQIKETTGFPFRESIQFELNLSATSDFPFHLRIPSWAVNPTILINGESVAFENKNGIAIIQRTWQDGDQVELNLPMQLKSSTWYEGMVAIERGPLVYSLKIEGETKTKDRNDRFRAFQEVYPLDPWNYGLKESTLNDLESSVKVQENPWDGSYPWNLENAPIQLTLPAYQIPSWKLINQASTDLNLENLGEGREVVLVPYGTTTLRITEFPLIKSE
- a CDS encoding cyclase family protein, which translates into the protein MAEIIDLSQEIYSGMPTYHSLPPVTISTYSTHEQWDKIENPSTQTPSVLNLEMSEHTGTHVDALNHMGREFSSGSIDRMPLSMFYTEGVCLDLSHKGLQELISTQDLIAALEKSDLQIKKGDTVLLYTDHYRKYYQTENWGKGPGLTEEATRWLGDQKIAAFGVETMSPGIPKITNKEVHHICGELGFTHYENMINLDQLVGRGRFRFIALPLKIKGGTGSPVRAVAVFE
- a CDS encoding heparinase II/III domain-containing protein, which gives rise to MSLSYFSRFLLLFLFLISTTPSIAQKTSPSLFISKNPKTNTPFLQAVQIEFLKVADGVAALPTLPRELTGRRLLSVSRAYLKRITYLGYAFQLTGDEKYLKAVEKNLLAAADFQDWNPSHFLDVAEMTMAMGIGYDWVHVDLSEESAQKIREAIVEKGLKPSLAEDYWWINTTNNWNQVCHASLAVGAWAVSDYYPELAKEILARSEEKIHIPEAQYNPDGAYPEGTSYWEYGTTFHVLYLDAFRKKHPELGLPVSEGFLKTGNYFLHAHGPTGSFNYSDSRQSEVMSAGMYWFASKTQQPSLLFKQIPLLQEFLDQKRTLDPANTSNRFFIFLMIWLSELDTTVIPTPDQLTWTGNGENPVSFQRSGWTKDAIYVGTKAGSPEVSHGHMDIGSFVMDAKGVRWAIDLGMNDYNALESQGVNIWDGEQDGERWSVFRYTNYSHNTLVVDSALQNIHGKAEILKVKDKKSLKSTSLDLSEVYENHLKSAERTTLIKKGREVRIVDEIQNNSDISKVRWGMMTYDAIRFNGKNQAIISKGEEKLKLEVIYPKNAQLQLYPVNPTAKGEETNEGMILIGFETTLSPDQKQKLEVRLIPMN